The nucleotide window TGGAGTAGGGCAAGGCAATTGTGATTGGTACAAAACATAGAATTTGTGAGCTAACACACAATATATCTCTTTCAAGGAGAACTTTTCACTCTAGAGGACACCAAAAAGAAGTGAGTAGTGATGGCCTAATTACTTCATGACCAtcctctttctctttgattaaaGTATCCTCAATTCTTGTCCCTCTTTTTCCATCTAAATTACCACTTTGTATTCTGTGATGCTCCCCAACTACTTTGCCCTTCTCCTTCTCCCCATTTTGCCCCTAACTCCGTCTCAATTTACGCCCACATGCCAAATTTCTTGTCCAACCTTTGCCTTCTTGCTGCCTCCTTTGAGGTAAACACATCAAGAAAAGTTCCCACCCAACGTGACTATCACACCTCCTAGGGTAGAGGTGTTTGTTATGGCTCCATTTTATGTACCttattattacattttacaCGTAGATTAAGCTTCTATATATCTACCTTTATTACTTTGGTGTTCTCACCAAGATGGCTGGAATGGTAAAAATTCAAACTTGCTGCTAACATGTTCAAATTGGTTGCTGACTCACCCAAATCATGATAAACTTGTTCGAGTTTGTTTTTagtgtcattttttatttgcagGAACTAAAGACAAATATGAGAAGATTTATTACAATTTATACATACCGTtcattcaattaagaaaaatctgttggtgaaaaaaaaaacacttataaaACTATTGTTCTATCTCTTAAATAGTTACTATGAagatcacttttattttatatatagaatAACATTATCGTAGTTGGAGATTCCCTGCCTTATTTCATTCAACTATTACATATCTCaggtttttagttttaattttgacaataatagaaaccttatttttaattttttttttggatctgAATACACGTTAAAGCCATTTTTGGGAGCATAATAAATACCCTTACATATGCAATgctaaaaaagttaaaactaaGACACTACAATATTAGGAAaggggagaaaaaaagaaaagagagaacaagttCTAATGGGTAAAGTGACAAATGACCTAAGTTCTCTCACAATGTTCCCATTCTTGTGTTGGATCAAATAAATATTGGCAGAGGAGAGTGGTAAACAGTGATGTCCTCAGAGTATAGTGTCTGAATTCAGCGTAAAGTTAAACtaataaaactataaactaaACAGTAGACAGATTCGAGggggaaagaagaagaagataaataaCACCTCGAGAGGTTCTAATCATGCGTGGTgcctctatctatctatataccTACGTCTTTTGACTCTGGGTCCTCCCTCCCATGGCAATTTTGATAAAGTACTACGGGGTATCAAATGCCATTGTGAGCAAAAGAAGCTTACGCCTTATTCTTGAAATTTTGGTTCCATGTAGGGGCACTTTTGCCAACACAAAAGTACAGCTAAACAAACACACGCACGCACAGAGCTAACGACTTAGCGTGAAGAAGTTGTCTACTGGCATGGACGGATAGGGATGTGAACACAAAGCAGACCAAAGTTAAAAAAGGCTGTGATTTCTGCTCAGTGGAACTATGCCTTTTCTCcctctattttattattattgttattacacTTGTGttcaaaatatacaataataaatttattttttataataagcttgttaaaatatataatgtttATTGCTATATTCTTTTGACAAGTATTGTTTTTTGAGTGGATAGTTTGGAAAGAGATAATGGcctataataatattttgaaaacatttgTGCTGTGCTACCGTATTATTCTTATCATCTTTGCCTTTCCAAATTCTCCTACTACCTGAACTCGATGAACAACAACTCATTGCTTTAAAGCTCTTTTCAGCTTCATTCTCCATGTTTAAGTGACCTTTTTTTTACAGTGTGCAGCTAGcttctaagaaaaaataaaaatctctaGAACACACTCACGTGCTTGTGTTGTTCTTGTTTGGTTCTAGGGCCATGAAGTGCGAGCTAGTAGATTTTCTTTGCTGAGTGATAGTGAAAATCGAATCTTTTGTAGGTTTAGTTTTGACCCTTCCTTTTTGTTCTGCGCCTTGGTTGGTAGCTGCTGCTAGCTGACAAGATAATAAGGAGTATCAATTTCTGTGTAGCATTAGAAACCCAGAATCTTGtgattcttttattctttaaagggtatttgaatttttcttatcTGCCTCTAGTTTCAGTGTTCATTTTGCATTTCTGAATTTTAAGCTATTGGGGTGGATAAGACAGCATCTTATCAAGGTCAcatctcttattattatttttattgaagatgtcttttttatttttccttccccttCAACCTACTTGTTTTTAGGAATTGGgtttctgttgttgttgttgttcatcAAAATCTCGAATTTTCTTCAATCACAAGCCTAAAAAACAAATCTTTTAGTGAATAGGTGTGTGTTAGCCTTGTGGGGATTCTGTGGATTTGACAGCGGTtctctcctctcctctctctctgtctctgtctcggtctctgtctctctctctctctctctcacacacacacaagccTGCCTGGAATCAGTTAGAGTTGACACCCGCAACCTGTTTGAACTGTTTCTTTTTAACCTGTGTTGGTTACTGTTGTGGATGAGTTTGCTCCATGTAGTTGGGTTTGCTCTAAAAGTGGGGCATCTACTTTTGGTGCTATGTTGCTGGGTTGTGTCTGTCGTTTACCTTAACTGGTTTATTAGCAGTGGAATTATGGAAACCAAGATGatgggtggtggtggtggtggtggtggcaagATGTGGCACAAAAAATGGTGGGAGAATATATCAGGGCAGGGTTGCAAAATCCACCAACAGTACTACCAGTATATTGGCTCTAAGAAAGTTAAGAGAGCGTTGTGGAGGAAGATTTTGCTGACATGGGTCGTGGGTTGGTTCATAGTATCTTTGTGGATCTTCAGCTACATGAGCTTGCAAGGTActgagaagaggaaagaaacTCTCGCAAGCATGTGTGATGAAAGGGCTAGGATGCTGCAGGATCAGTTTAACGTCAGTATGAACCATATCCAAGCCATGTCCATTCTGATCTCCACCTTTCACCATGCTAAGAGCCCCTCAGCCATCGATCAGGTACTAGTCTTTACTTTGTTATTGCAAATCAGGACCTAATTCCTCACCTTTTGCTTTTAGTCTTTGTTTGTGTTACCTTAATTTCTATACACATAGGTTTCTGAGTTGTTTCATTGTCATTAATTTTAGTGTCTAATAGCATTattcccccccttttttgtgGAAAATTTATTGGGATTTTAGTATTATATGTTTTGCTAACAAGGTTACTGAACTTGAGCTGCTGGAACATGACCTGATTTCCTTGTTTCCCCACCTTCTTGTTGGATAGAAAAGATCCCACTTTCTTTTATCCTTCAATCTTTAGTCTCATCTCTACAAATTAATCTAACTTCCAAAACTCGCAGAAAACTTTTGCAAAGTACACAGAAAGAACAGCTTTTGAGAGGCCTCTTACAAGTGGTGTTGCGTATGCTGTAAGGGTGCTCCATTCTGAAAGGGAACAATTTGAAAAGCAGCAAGGTTGGACTATCAAGAGGATGGATACTCTAGAGCAGAACCCGGTTCATAAGGATGATTATGCCCCAGAGGCATTGGAGCCATCCCCCGTTCAGGAAGAATATGCTCCTGTCATCTTTGCACAGGATACAATTGCACATGTGATTTCTGTTAATGTGCTTTCTGGAAAGGTAGGTTTCTGATacttgcaaaattttatttgtggaGCTAGTCTGAGCCATATATTGTTAATTATGAAAATTGTGAAAATGCTATACAATAAACTTTGATGTCTTgatcataattttaattcatcCATTCTAAGCTCTTTATTCCTGGTAGTATGGTTTTTGACTGGTCTTTTAGTGgccattaattttgttttgggagaatatatatgaagaaaaaacTATCTATGCTACCATTTTGTACCCTTGTTCTTCCTTTGTCTTGCTTGTCCTGATGGGACTGCTCCTGATGGAGAATAGTACACGTGAATAGAttctaattttgtgaatatcacAAAGCTGAATTGAGTCACGTTGTTCATGTTTGATATCTGAAATCTATGGCAATTTATTTGGAATCATGATTGTCACAGTTATTCACTTGTTCATCAACAGGAAGACCGTGAAAATGTGCTGCGTGCAAGAGAATCAGGCAAAGGCGTTTTAACTGCGCCCTTCAGGCTGCTCAAAACAAATAGGCTAGGGGTTATCCTGACATTTGCTGTCTACAAGAGAGATCTTCCATCAAATGCAACCCCAAATGAAAGGATTCAAGCAACTGACGGGTGTgcctaaattttgatttttttatgattttttatcatTCATATAATTTAGCTTATTCCCTTTTGGTCATCTAAAGCTTTGAAGTAACTAGTCTACTAAATAAGTAATTGATGCATTCAAATTTTCAGAGAGAAGATTATGAACTCTATTAATGTAAGAAGGGTGAACAATTATTGGTTCTTCCCTGTGATAATTAGAAGTTTTGAAGTTACAAATCTActtttaaattcaataaaactgatggtaaaaagaaaaagaaatcatgaACACAGTTAAAGAGAGTAGCATTTTTATGTCTTCACTACTGCTTGCTGGGCAGGTATCTTGGGGGAGTCTTTGATGTTGAGTCATTAGTGGAGAAATTACTTCAGCAACTTGCTAGCAAGCAAAGTGTAATTGTTAATGTGTATGATACTACAAATCACACTCATCCAATTGCCATGTATGGCTCAAATGAATCAGGGGATGTTTTCTTTCACGTCAGCACTCTTAACTTTGGAGACCCTTTTAGGAAGCATGAGATGCACTGCAGGTAAGAGTTATGCTACAGAAGAAGTCTAATATCTCCGTCCTCCTTAATGCTCTGTGTAGTTTGTAAGAATAACAGTGTGCCAACTTGAAATAGGTAGAGGATATATTAAATACAAGGTGTATTAATGTCATATGACTTAATACTTCACAATCTAGTGGTTTTGCTGCTAGCAATACCTAGTGTAGAGTTCTTTTATCTGGAGTTGTCATATTTTTTAGGGTCATTGAAtctaagtatttttattttaatatatttcaattataatgTTCAAAATTGTCAAAAGACTTGAACTATTCATGAAAATTAAGCTTGATGCTAATGCAGGTTCAAGCAGAAGCCACCATGGCCATGGGTGGCAATAACTACTTCAATTGGTATCCTTGTTATTGCACTCCTTGTTGGACATATTTTCCATGCCACTGTGAATCGAATTGCCGAAGTAGAAGATGATTATCGTAAGGAGATGGAACTTAAAAAACAAGCTGAGGCGGCTGATGTTGCAAAATCCCAGGTAtgtaactttatttatttattttttttttgaacttgtTTTGGCTTAACTCACACTGATCATGTGGCTTTTATCAATTGTAACCACAGTTTCTTGCTACTGTTTCCCATGAAATCAGAACACCAATGAACGGTGTTTTAGGTGAGTTGTCTTCTGTCTATGGTTTAGTCGATTatccaatttttaatttttaactatataCATTCCACAAAAAAGAAGAGCTTCTTCAGCCATGACCCTGCTCTAAATTGGATTTTCAGGGATGTTGCATATGCTTATGGACACAGATCTAGATGTCACCCAACAGGAATATGTCAGGACAGCACAGGAAAGTGGAAAAGCTCTGGTGTCACTTATAAACGAGGTTTTGGATCAGGCTAAGATTGAATTTGGTAAGCTAGAGCTTGAGGCTGTGCTCTTCGACATACGGGCAATTTTGGATGATGTATTGTCACTATTTTCTGAGAAGTCTCAAGGAAAAGGAGTAGAGGTAATATATCTCTCGTCTACTGTTGCCTTTTTATCATGATGGAATTTTCAAAATGTGCATAGTCTAACTATAGTTAATGGctcttcataatatttttttgggaaCTGCAGTTGGCAGTTTATGTGTCAGATCATGTTCCAGAACTACTAATAGGTGATCCTGGAAGATTTCGACAAATAATTACCAATCTCATGGGTAACTCAATTAAGGTAAGTTTATGGTAGAGAGAAGAACATTGTGTATAATTCAAGTTATTTAGTCTGATATCCTTCATATAAGTTACTTGGAGATGTTCCCTTGTCCTACATCCTTGCCTTATAGGCATGCTACGGTCATCATagtctcatgaaaaaaaaattctatttactGTTCTAGCCAAGCATATGACTACTAGTAGAGCAAAATTGATGTGTATttcttgaaaatattattaaaactgATTTTGTAATTGTTTGGCAGTTCACGGACAAAGGACATATTTTTGTCACAATCCATCTTGTTGAGGAGGTTGTCCGTTCAATAGAGGTTGACAAAGAATCCAACTCAGAAAATACCTTGAGTGGTTCCCCTGTTGCTGATAGTCGCCGGAGCTGGGAAGGATTCAAGGCTTTCAGTCAAGAGGGACCTCTTGGTTCCTTCTCATCCCCCTCCAGTGATCTTGTCAATTTGATTGTATCTGTTGAGGATACAGGTGAAGGTATTCCTCTTGAATCTCAGCCACTCATCTACACCCCATTCATGCAGGTAGGTCCATCCATCTCCCGAAAGCATGGAGGAACAGGAATTGGCCTAAGCATTAGTAAGTGTTTGGTTGGCCTCATGAATGGGGAAATTGGATTTGTGAGTATACCCAAGACTGGATCCACATTCACTTTTACAGCTGTATTCACCAATGGACACTGCAGTTCAAATGAGTGTAAAGTTCAGCAAATCAACAACCAACCTCAGTCTGCATCTTCAGAATTCGAAGGGATGACTGCATTAATTATTGACCCAAGATCTGTTAGAGCAAAAGTGTCTAGATATCACATCCAACGGCTTGGCATTCATGTTGAGATGGTTTCAGATTTAAAACAAGGTTTGTCAACCATAAGCAATgggaatataattattaatatggtTTTGATTGAGCAGGAGGTTTGGGATAGAGATTTAGGCTTGTCATCTCATTTTGTCAATAACACAAGGAGAATTGATCAGGGGGTTCCTCCAAAGCTGTTCATTCTTGTTAATTCTAGTAGTTCTTTTAAAGCTAGTGTAAACTTGGGTGTTCATAATCCTATTGTCATCACCAAACCTCTGAGAGCGAGTATGCTTGCTGCCTCACTACAACGAGCCATGGGTGTCCAAAATAAGGGAGCTCCTCATAGAGAGCTCCAAAGTTTGTCTCTTCGCCATCTTCTTCGTGGCAGGAAAATTCTAATTGTAGATGACAATAGTGTGAACCGTGCAGTAGCAGCTGGTGCATTGAAAAAGTATGGAGCAGATGTGGTTTGTGTTAGTAGTGGTAAAGATGCCATCTCTTCCTTGAAGCCACCCCATCAGTTTGATGCCTGTTTCATGGATATTCAAATGCCAGAAATGGATGGGTATGTATGCACCTGGAGTACTTTCTTTCAGAATCtgataatttatcattttggaGTAATATTTGGAATTTCTACAAACATAGAAAAGAGTTTTTAGTTCTTTTATTGATCTAACcgaataattgaaaatattttactgAACAGTTTACATCAAAGGAAAACTTTTTGCACTGCAAAGATTTGTGAAAAAAACTAATGTATATTAAGCACACAAGGTGTTTGGAGTCTAACTTGCTACAGCAATACTATAAATATGATTCATTTGACAATTCTACAACAACAATGGCCTTGTCTCATGAAGTGAGGTTGAATACATGGATCAAATGATGCCATTGAGCTTTGTTAAAAACCAAATTCTAAGGGATGTTATTTACCATAAAATCTCT belongs to Glycine soja cultivar W05 chromosome 5, ASM419377v2, whole genome shotgun sequence and includes:
- the LOC114412835 gene encoding histidine kinase 3-like codes for the protein MSLLHVVGFALKVGHLLLVLCCWVVSVVYLNWFISSGIMETKMMGGGGGGGGKMWHKKWWENISGQGCKIHQQYYQYIGSKKVKRALWRKILLTWVVGWFIVSLWIFSYMSLQGTEKRKETLASMCDERARMLQDQFNVSMNHIQAMSILISTFHHAKSPSAIDQKTFAKYTERTAFERPLTSGVAYAVRVLHSEREQFEKQQGWTIKRMDTLEQNPVHKDDYAPEALEPSPVQEEYAPVIFAQDTIAHVISVNVLSGKEDRENVLRARESGKGVLTAPFRLLKTNRLGVILTFAVYKRDLPSNATPNERIQATDGYLGGVFDVESLVEKLLQQLASKQSVIVNVYDTTNHTHPIAMYGSNESGDVFFHVSTLNFGDPFRKHEMHCRFKQKPPWPWVAITTSIGILVIALLVGHIFHATVNRIAEVEDDYRKEMELKKQAEAADVAKSQFLATVSHEIRTPMNGVLGMLHMLMDTDLDVTQQEYVRTAQESGKALVSLINEVLDQAKIEFGKLELEAVLFDIRAILDDVLSLFSEKSQGKGVELAVYVSDHVPELLIGDPGRFRQIITNLMGNSIKFTDKGHIFVTIHLVEEVVRSIEVDKESNSENTLSGSPVADSRRSWEGFKAFSQEGPLGSFSSPSSDLVNLIVSVEDTGEGIPLESQPLIYTPFMQVGPSISRKHGGTGIGLSISKCLVGLMNGEIGFVSIPKTGSTFTFTAVFTNGHCSSNECKVQQINNQPQSASSEFEGMTALIIDPRSVRAKVSRYHIQRLGIHVEMVSDLKQGLSTISNGNIIINMVLIEQEVWDRDLGLSSHFVNNTRRIDQGVPPKLFILVNSSSSFKASVNLGVHNPIVITKPLRASMLAASLQRAMGVQNKGAPHRELQSLSLRHLLRGRKILIVDDNSVNRAVAAGALKKYGADVVCVSSGKDAISSLKPPHQFDACFMDIQMPEMDGFEATKRVREMEDSVNREVSMDDFENITNWHVPILAMTADVIHATHEECLKWGMDGYVSKPFEAEQLYREVSRFFQSS